One genomic region from Bacteroidales bacterium WCE2008 encodes:
- a CDS encoding Fimbrillin-like, translating into MKRPLLLIAAAAVVLAACTKNDVVISDADPMIEFDAPFVGKSVKATGDLTTRNIQEQSLRIWGDKYRAGESNASDVYSTNAADGASTVLSYAKDRWLSNKYAYWTSGYLYDFTSVAPASVNASYNTSSATLSERKLTISDIPVVQLIKEFDGTPVGDDILAATNTGKSIADRTVSVSLHHLLSRFSIYLYTTFRQQTVDVESIKIYLPKNSTAEYAQAAHGRIASGTDVWTWNGFTNKPDATDVSELADYESYELLRYGRAIPYCEDQTEAASGRAYCTPKEFFIAPTPVVETPTPDDLQLYMDIVFEYGYTTKTLKGVKIQDLHSFRQGYQTNLYVRVDPDLILFDVVNVLDWNTDDNIVDTHGRSFLVNVAQNGFNIDGRVETLGNRFVGASTTPLVYTLGSIIREGTTVDILRAPVELDLNSEGRFTIPATSLDASKIEPGKYILSFSTQQGDTYTVPLDYDVVAMQMTLDVSDGLEFIAPITAGMTPAPTLFIWDETETTGPVNEITDENRKHTYATGGIKKFSILTTQTDYTKKQINAFNFNNYISDWDSRQALKSMDSHILNSEQTDLQYILAGCYNLESVDKDLFRYLPNATSFDGVFDYCESLKSIPEDLFAYNTQATSFHESFYYCTSLTSIPEGLFRNNTEVTVFDGTFHYCSAVESIAADLFRNNTKVTAFIDTFNECLAIKTIGDGLFDNNTEVTEFSGVFHEMEALTEIPVDLFRNNTKVTKFSDVFSGCKNLTSAPEGLFAYCPDAYVFKRIFSNCSKLVDFENCLIAPADGITKDNRFAAVGKVVDISGFASDTGTDSSVHPENYSLPDFTEYTFDIGYTWQYERWGTTLIIGDPPYYGCGAFININEPQFANGFCLFKDPVECGAQPYVY; encoded by the coding sequence ATGAAACGTCCACTGCTATTGATTGCAGCAGCAGCCGTTGTGCTTGCCGCTTGCACAAAGAATGACGTTGTCATCTCAGATGCCGATCCGATGATCGAATTCGATGCTCCTTTTGTTGGTAAAAGTGTGAAAGCGACCGGGGACCTTACCACTAGGAACATCCAGGAGCAGAGCCTGCGTATCTGGGGAGACAAGTACCGAGCCGGAGAATCCAATGCCTCCGATGTCTACTCTACCAATGCCGCTGACGGCGCATCTACCGTACTATCTTATGCAAAAGACCGATGGCTGTCCAATAAATACGCCTATTGGACAAGCGGTTATCTGTACGACTTCACTTCTGTCGCACCTGCTTCGGTCAATGCCTCTTACAACACTTCGTCCGCGACGCTTTCCGAAAGGAAACTGACGATTTCCGACATTCCGGTTGTCCAGCTGATCAAGGAATTTGACGGGACCCCTGTCGGGGACGATATCCTTGCAGCCACCAATACCGGGAAGTCTATCGCAGACCGTACGGTGTCCGTTTCCCTGCACCATCTGCTGTCAAGGTTCTCGATTTATCTGTACACTACTTTCCGGCAACAGACGGTAGACGTAGAGAGTATCAAGATCTATCTTCCGAAAAACTCGACGGCAGAATATGCCCAGGCCGCCCATGGCCGGATAGCATCCGGGACCGATGTCTGGACATGGAACGGGTTCACCAACAAGCCTGACGCCACCGATGTGAGCGAGCTTGCCGACTATGAGAGCTATGAACTGCTCAGATACGGAAGGGCCATTCCATATTGCGAGGATCAGACGGAAGCTGCTTCCGGAAGGGCATACTGTACTCCGAAGGAGTTCTTCATAGCTCCTACCCCGGTAGTAGAGACTCCGACACCGGACGACCTCCAGCTTTACATGGACATCGTATTCGAATATGGATATACCACCAAGACGCTGAAGGGCGTAAAGATCCAGGATCTCCACAGTTTCAGGCAGGGGTACCAGACCAATCTGTATGTCCGCGTAGATCCGGACCTTATCCTGTTCGACGTAGTCAACGTATTAGACTGGAATACAGACGACAACATCGTGGATACCCACGGCAGATCGTTCCTGGTCAACGTTGCCCAGAACGGTTTCAATATTGACGGCAGGGTAGAGACTCTCGGCAACAGATTCGTCGGGGCTTCGACTACTCCTCTCGTATATACGCTTGGAAGCATCATCAGAGAAGGCACGACAGTCGATATTCTCCGGGCACCTGTGGAACTGGATCTCAACTCCGAGGGACGGTTCACAATTCCGGCGACAAGTCTCGATGCCTCCAAGATAGAGCCGGGCAAATATATCCTCAGCTTTTCCACCCAGCAGGGCGATACCTATACCGTACCTCTCGACTATGATGTTGTTGCGATGCAGATGACTCTGGATGTGAGCGACGGTCTGGAATTCATAGCCCCTATCACCGCCGGCATGACACCTGCGCCTACGCTGTTCATTTGGGACGAAACTGAAACTACAGGCCCTGTCAATGAGATAACCGATGAGAACCGCAAGCATACCTATGCGACCGGAGGCATCAAGAAGTTCAGCATACTCACGACTCAGACCGATTATACGAAAAAACAGATCAATGCTTTCAATTTCAATAATTATATCTCCGACTGGGACAGCCGCCAAGCCCTGAAAAGCATGGATTCGCACATTCTGAATTCAGAACAGACCGATCTTCAATACATTCTTGCAGGATGCTACAATCTTGAATCTGTCGACAAGGATCTGTTCAGATATCTTCCGAACGCAACTTCCTTTGACGGAGTCTTCGACTATTGCGAGAGCCTGAAATCAATTCCGGAAGATCTGTTTGCATATAATACGCAAGCAACGTCCTTCCATGAATCTTTCTATTATTGCACGTCACTCACGTCCATACCTGAAGGTCTTTTCAGGAATAATACCGAAGTTACTGTCTTCGACGGCACATTCCATTATTGTAGCGCTGTCGAATCGATTGCTGCCGATCTTTTCAGGAACAACACCAAAGTAACTGCCTTCATCGACACATTCAATGAATGTCTGGCCATCAAGACTATCGGTGATGGTCTTTTCGACAACAATACTGAAGTCACAGAGTTCAGTGGTGTGTTCCATGAAATGGAGGCTCTTACGGAGATTCCGGTGGATCTGTTCAGAAACAATACCAAAGTCACCAAGTTTTCGGATGTATTCTCTGGATGTAAAAATCTGACTTCCGCCCCTGAAGGTCTGTTTGCTTATTGCCCTGATGCCTACGTTTTCAAGAGGATATTCTCGAATTGCTCGAAACTTGTCGACTTTGAGAATTGTCTGATTGCGCCGGCAGACGGCATCACAAAGGATAACCGTTTTGCCGCTGTCGGAAAAGTCGTCGACATTTCTGGTTTCGCGTCAGATACAGGTACTGACAGTTCTGTTCATCCGGAAAATTATTCATTGCCTGATTTTACGGAATACACCTTCGACATCGGATATACATGGCAATATGAACGATGGGGCACTACGCTCATCATTGGAGATCCTCCATATTACGGATGTGGTGCTTTCATCAACATCAACGAACCACAGTTTGCCAATGGCTTCTGCCTCTTCAAAGACCCTGTCGAATGTGGAGCTCAACCTTACGTGTATTAA
- a CDS encoding imidazoleglycerol-phosphate dehydratase yields MEKTLKKVLFIDRDGTIMKEPADEQIDSFEKMEFVPGAISALKALRSLDYEIVLASNQDGLGTASFPEETFHPVHNLMLRTLAGEGVTFDDQLIDRSRPEDNLPTRKPDIGMFGKYLSGDYDLSQSYVIGDRKTDLQLAANLGAKGILIGTDVPEELKPVCALATEDWNEIAEFLRRSQRRATVARKTAETDITVTVDLDGRGPSGISTGLKFFDHMLDQIAHHGGISLMIDAKGDLEVDEHHTMEDVAICLGEAIIKALGDKRGIERYGFALPMDECDALVLLDFGGRIDFSWDVKFTREYVGDTPTEMFKHFFQSLCSAMKCNLHVKAVGENNHHLAESVFKAFARALRSAVLRLPFNYDLPSSKGVL; encoded by the coding sequence ATGGAAAAGACGCTTAAAAAGGTATTGTTCATAGACCGCGATGGTACTATCATGAAGGAACCTGCCGACGAGCAGATCGATTCCTTCGAGAAGATGGAATTCGTCCCCGGCGCGATAAGCGCCCTCAAGGCCCTGCGCAGTCTGGATTATGAAATCGTGCTGGCTTCCAATCAGGACGGTCTGGGCACCGCTTCCTTCCCTGAAGAGACGTTCCATCCGGTGCACAACCTGATGCTGCGTACCCTCGCCGGCGAAGGCGTTACCTTCGACGACCAGCTTATTGACCGTTCGCGTCCGGAGGACAATCTGCCGACCCGCAAGCCGGACATCGGAATGTTCGGGAAGTATCTCTCCGGAGATTATGACCTCTCGCAGAGCTATGTCATCGGCGACCGTAAGACCGATCTCCAGCTCGCCGCCAATCTAGGAGCGAAGGGTATCCTCATCGGGACCGATGTCCCGGAGGAGTTGAAGCCTGTATGCGCGCTGGCGACTGAGGACTGGAACGAGATCGCCGAATTCCTTCGCCGCAGCCAGCGCCGGGCCACTGTTGCCCGGAAGACTGCCGAGACCGACATTACCGTGACCGTCGACCTGGACGGCAGGGGACCGTCCGGCATCTCGACCGGACTGAAATTCTTCGACCATATGCTCGACCAGATTGCCCATCATGGGGGAATCTCCCTCATGATCGACGCCAAGGGCGACCTCGAGGTCGATGAGCATCATACTATGGAAGATGTGGCCATATGTCTCGGCGAAGCCATTATCAAGGCACTGGGAGACAAGCGCGGGATCGAGAGATATGGATTTGCCCTGCCTATGGACGAGTGCGACGCCCTCGTGCTGCTGGATTTCGGGGGCAGGATCGATTTCAGCTGGGATGTGAAGTTTACCCGCGAGTATGTGGGCGACACTCCGACCGAGATGTTCAAACATTTCTTCCAGTCGCTTTGCTCCGCGATGAAATGCAACTTGCATGTCAAGGCTGTCGGGGAGAACAACCACCATCTGGCCGAGTCGGTGTTCAAGGCTTTCGCCCGCGCCCTGCGCAGTGCCGTGCTCAGGCTTCCGTTCAATTATGACCTTCCATCAAGCAAAGGAGTACTATGA
- a CDS encoding cyclase has protein sequence MVAKRIIPCLDVKDGRTVKGINFVGLKDVGDAVELGRKYAAEGADELVYLDISATLDGRRTFTELVSRIAAGIDIPFTVGGGISSLEDAARLLDAGADKISINSAALRNPDLIGQIASHYGSQFVVVAIDAKCIDGTWHATTHGGTVPTDKELFSWAREAQERGAGEILFTSMNHDGTRSGYPCDTFAALADTLSIPIIASGGAGSVKDIADVLTVGKADAALAASIFHYGEIPIPVLKRELVKQNINVRI, from the coding sequence ATGGTCGCAAAAAGGATAATCCCGTGTCTTGATGTCAAGGATGGGCGTACCGTCAAGGGCATCAACTTCGTCGGCCTCAAGGATGTCGGAGACGCCGTAGAACTGGGCCGGAAATATGCCGCCGAAGGCGCGGATGAACTCGTATATCTGGACATCAGCGCTACCCTGGACGGACGTCGCACCTTTACCGAGCTTGTCTCGAGGATCGCTGCCGGGATTGACATCCCGTTTACCGTGGGAGGCGGAATATCCTCTCTGGAGGACGCTGCGAGGCTGCTGGATGCCGGTGCCGACAAGATCAGCATCAACAGCGCCGCCCTGCGCAATCCTGACCTTATCGGCCAGATCGCTTCGCATTACGGCAGCCAGTTCGTAGTCGTGGCCATCGACGCCAAATGTATTGACGGGACATGGCATGCCACTACTCATGGAGGAACAGTCCCTACTGACAAGGAACTTTTTTCGTGGGCCAGGGAAGCCCAGGAGAGGGGAGCCGGCGAGATTCTGTTCACGTCCATGAACCATGACGGCACCCGCAGCGGCTATCCTTGCGATACTTTTGCAGCCCTTGCTGATACTCTTTCGATACCGATAATTGCTTCGGGAGGGGCCGGCAGCGTCAAGGATATAGCCGACGTGCTCACTGTCGGGAAGGCTGACGCCGCGCTCGCGGCCAGCATCTTCCACTATGGGGAGATCCCGATCCCGGTGCTGAAAAGAGAACTTGTCAAACAGAATATTAACGTAAGAATTTAA
- a CDS encoding RHS repeat-associated core domain-containing protein: MLTSACRGICGSEPRYCWYTRDHLGSVRAVADAEGNVFASYAYGPYGEDFVAERIVGEDQVLNGAASGSSLTYQPDGGTTVLDGLTPSAEYHLKPGVTLPGTTPAVTYTANESPDWQPYKFSGKESLTRVGLELYDFGARMYSPSNMRWMTMDPLAEKYYHISPYAYCSGDPINRIDPDGCTDYFNQYGVWLYNDGVDDGRILITNEESIQEAMEICGGMDSGEDFFASLESMSLSFSSAVRNGIMDKDNAIKVYDYYNQTGLPIEESGLTKGAGFNFEDPNSVKLVVNIERGAKPHKTEDGNFEYLNDNSYNIINKLNGHEGDGHYKKWQEAGGDKKQFRQIDTEENAINAQMNHPSWSKTTKAFKENTRNYLKRVKK, from the coding sequence ATGCTTACATCAGCATGCCGGGGAATCTGCGGAAGCGAGCCGAGGTACTGCTGGTACACGAGGGACCATCTCGGCAGTGTGCGTGCCGTGGCTGATGCCGAAGGGAATGTATTTGCAAGCTACGCCTACGGACCTTATGGCGAGGATTTTGTAGCGGAGAGGATAGTTGGCGAGGACCAGGTTTTGAATGGTGCGGCAAGCGGAAGTTCATTGACTTATCAGCCGGACGGCGGCACGACAGTGCTTGATGGCCTTACTCCATCAGCAGAGTATCATCTCAAGCCGGGGGTGACCCTTCCTGGAACGACTCCTGCAGTGACGTATACGGCCAACGAGAGCCCGGACTGGCAGCCGTACAAGTTCAGCGGCAAGGAGAGCCTGACGAGAGTAGGCCTCGAGCTGTACGACTTCGGAGCGAGGATGTACTCGCCGTCCAACATGCGCTGGATGACGATGGACCCTCTCGCCGAGAAGTACTACCACATCAGCCCGTATGCCTACTGCTCAGGCGATCCTATCAATCGCATTGATCCGGATGGTTGCACGGATTATTTTAATCAATATGGAGTCTGGTTGTATAATGATGGTGTAGATGATGGCAGGATACTAATAACAAATGAGGAGTCGATACAAGAGGCAATGGAGATCTGTGGCGGTATGGACTCTGGGGAAGACTTCTTCGCTTCGCTAGAATCAATGTCATTGTCTTTTTCAAGTGCTGTTCGCAATGGTATAATGGATAAAGATAATGCAATAAAGGTATATGACTACTATAATCAGACAGGGCTTCCAATTGAAGAGTCGGGTCTTACCAAAGGTGCCGGTTTTAATTTCGAAGATCCGAACAGTGTTAAATTAGTTGTTAACATTGAGAGAGGCGCAAAACCCCATAAAACCGAAGACGGTAATTTTGAGTATTTAAATGACAATTCATATAATATTATCAACAAGCTAAATGGGCACGAAGGTGATGGCCATTATAAAAAATGGCAGGAAGCAGGTGGTGATAAAAAGCAATTCAGACAAATAGATACGGAGGAGAATGCTATAAATGCTCAAATGAATCATCCAAGTTGGAGCAAGACAACAAAAGCTTTTAAAGAGAATACTAGGAATTATCTAAAGAGAGTGAAGAAATGA
- a CDS encoding imidazole glycerol phosphate synthase subunit hisH — protein MIAIVDYDAGNIRSVVNALERLGVKDYVVTSDAEVIRSADKVLMPGVGDASYAMANLKARGLEPVIKGLKQPVLGICVGLQLLCSSSEEGKIRCLGIFEENVVRFRSDDPAVKIPHMGWNSISDLKSPLFKGISEGAFVYFVHSFHAVEGPDSIAVSDHGGRFSAALHKDNFYGVQFHPEKSGPVGAMILKNFIEL, from the coding sequence ATGATAGCGATAGTCGATTATGATGCCGGAAACATCCGGTCAGTGGTAAATGCGCTCGAGCGTCTCGGCGTGAAAGACTATGTCGTCACATCCGATGCGGAGGTGATAAGGTCGGCCGACAAGGTGCTCATGCCGGGAGTCGGGGATGCCTCTTATGCAATGGCTAACCTTAAGGCGAGAGGACTGGAGCCCGTTATCAAAGGACTGAAGCAGCCTGTGCTTGGAATATGCGTCGGGTTGCAACTGCTTTGCTCGTCGAGCGAGGAGGGAAAAATACGCTGTCTGGGCATATTTGAAGAGAATGTGGTGCGCTTCCGCAGCGACGACCCTGCCGTCAAGATTCCTCATATGGGCTGGAACAGCATCTCGGACCTCAAGTCTCCTCTTTTCAAGGGGATAAGCGAGGGGGCTTTCGTGTATTTCGTGCATTCGTTCCATGCCGTCGAGGGACCTGATTCGATAGCCGTTTCAGACCATGGAGGCAGGTTCAGCGCAGCCTTGCACAAGGATAATTTCTACGGGGTGCAGTTCCATCCCGAGAAGAGCGGCCCGGTAGGGGCCATGATCTTAAAGAATTTCATTGAGCTATGA
- a CDS encoding histidinol dehydrogenase: MKTYVNTPRSEWAALVARSLPDDTAIEERVRGILARVKEGGDKALRDITTEIDGCAPDSFLVSREEIESAVAKVSDKVKAAVAEADERISAFHKLQIPRDAVSEVGGVRCVRKYLPIEKVGLYIPGGSAPLFSTILMLALPAKIAGCREITLCTPCGKDGSVAPEILYTADFCGIDRIFKLGGAQAIGAMAYGTESVPKVSKIFGPGNRYVMKAKQLVSSEGTAIDMPAGPSEVMVLADKTARPEFVAADLLSQAEHGPDSQVMLVATDVSIAEAVSAEVDRQLALLPRGGIAEKALQNSRIIVFDNKDDIVAFANEYAAEHLIISMQNPWEIAGRITAAGSIFIGNYSPESAGDYASGTNHTLPTMGLATAFSGIGTDSFMHAVYYQELSREGLSNLADTIIDMAEAEGLQAHAAAVKIRLDK, encoded by the coding sequence ATGAAGACATATGTAAATACTCCCAGGTCGGAATGGGCTGCCCTCGTCGCACGTTCCCTTCCTGACGATACTGCGATCGAAGAGCGTGTCCGCGGGATACTCGCCCGCGTAAAAGAGGGCGGAGACAAGGCTCTTCGCGACATCACCACCGAGATAGACGGCTGTGCTCCTGATTCTTTCCTCGTAAGCAGGGAAGAGATAGAGTCGGCGGTAGCCAAGGTGTCTGACAAAGTCAAGGCGGCCGTGGCCGAAGCCGACGAAAGGATAAGCGCTTTCCATAAACTCCAGATACCGCGCGACGCCGTTTCGGAAGTCGGCGGAGTAAGATGCGTCAGGAAGTATCTTCCGATAGAGAAGGTCGGTCTGTATATCCCCGGAGGCAGCGCTCCGCTTTTCTCCACGATATTGATGCTGGCCCTTCCGGCAAAGATAGCCGGCTGCAGGGAGATCACCCTCTGCACCCCATGCGGAAAAGACGGATCGGTGGCCCCTGAGATCCTCTATACGGCCGATTTCTGCGGAATAGACCGCATCTTCAAACTCGGCGGGGCCCAGGCGATCGGAGCGATGGCCTATGGAACGGAGTCAGTCCCGAAAGTCAGCAAGATCTTTGGCCCGGGCAACCGCTACGTCATGAAAGCGAAGCAACTGGTCAGCTCCGAAGGAACGGCCATAGACATGCCGGCTGGCCCGTCCGAAGTCATGGTCCTCGCCGACAAGACCGCCCGCCCGGAATTCGTCGCCGCCGATCTGCTCTCGCAGGCCGAACATGGACCTGACAGCCAGGTAATGCTGGTTGCGACCGACGTCTCGATAGCCGAAGCGGTAAGCGCCGAAGTTGACCGTCAGCTCGCCCTTCTTCCTCGCGGCGGGATCGCAGAAAAGGCCCTCCAGAACAGCAGGATCATCGTCTTTGACAACAAAGACGACATCGTGGCTTTCGCAAATGAATATGCTGCAGAGCACCTTATCATATCTATGCAGAATCCTTGGGAGATTGCCGGAAGGATAACTGCAGCCGGAAGCATTTTCATAGGGAACTATTCTCCAGAGAGCGCCGGCGACTATGCCTCCGGTACCAACCACACCCTCCCGACCATGGGGCTCGCCACTGCTTTCAGCGGCATTGGTACCGACAGTTTCATGCACGCTGTATATTATCAGGAGCTTTCCCGCGAAGGGCTCTCGAATCTCGCGGATACGATTATTGACATGGCGGAAGCCGAAGGCCTCCAGGCCCACGCTGCCGCAGTAAAAATACGACTTGACAAATGA
- a CDS encoding phosphoribosyl-ATP pyrophosphatase /phosphoribosyl-AMP cyclohydrolase: MEFKELNISKNSDGLVPAIVQDSKTLKVLMLGYMNEESYDKTVETGLVTFYSRGRQCLWTKGETSGNYLHVESIFPDCDSDTLLIKAVPDGPACHRGTVSCFDTPEAEGFIRKLEGVVQGRHAEMPEGSYTTHLFRKGVKKISQKVGEETTEAIIEAVAGDRDAYVYEVSDLIYHLLVLNEQMGVSLSDIEAELSARHQ, encoded by the coding sequence ATGGAATTCAAGGAACTTAACATTTCCAAGAACAGCGACGGGCTGGTTCCTGCGATAGTGCAGGATTCGAAGACCCTGAAGGTGCTGATGCTTGGATACATGAATGAGGAATCATATGACAAGACCGTCGAGACGGGTCTGGTCACTTTCTACAGCCGCGGCCGTCAGTGTCTCTGGACAAAGGGGGAGACCAGCGGCAACTATCTGCATGTGGAGTCCATATTCCCGGACTGCGACAGCGATACTTTGCTCATAAAGGCTGTCCCTGACGGACCTGCCTGCCACAGGGGCACTGTATCATGTTTCGACACACCTGAGGCCGAGGGGTTCATCCGCAAGCTTGAGGGGGTCGTCCAGGGCCGTCATGCCGAGATGCCGGAGGGCAGTTATACTACCCATCTTTTCCGCAAGGGCGTGAAGAAGATTTCGCAGAAGGTCGGTGAGGAGACCACTGAGGCCATCATCGAGGCCGTGGCCGGGGACAGGGATGCCTATGTCTATGAGGTTTCCGACCTGATCTACCATCTCCTCGTACTCAACGAGCAGATGGGCGTCTCCCTCTCCGACATCGAAGCCGAACTCTCCGCCCGTCACCAGTAG
- a CDS encoding 1-(5-phosphoribosyl)-5-[(5-phosphoribosylamino)methylideneamino] imidazole-4-carboxamide isomerase: protein MIEIIPAIDIIDGKCVRLSRGDYDTSKVYSDSPADMARRFADAGVRRIHLVDLDGAKAGKPCNLKVLSEIRKAVSVELEWGGGLKKEDHLDMSFECGADCVVCGSVAVKEPLKLVKWLREFGGEKVILGADLRDGKAATAGWTEDSSVTADSLVERFMKNGLSQAIVTDISKDGMLQGPSDQLYVQLQEKFPSVIFTVSGGISSMDDIRRLDALGLRRVIVGKAIYENRISMEDIALWSQKG, encoded by the coding sequence ATGATAGAGATAATACCGGCAATAGATATAATAGACGGGAAGTGCGTGAGGCTTTCCCGCGGTGATTATGATACCAGCAAGGTTTACAGTGATTCTCCTGCGGACATGGCGAGGAGATTCGCCGATGCCGGAGTACGCAGGATCCACCTGGTGGACCTGGACGGGGCAAAGGCAGGAAAACCGTGCAACCTCAAGGTGCTTTCGGAAATAAGGAAGGCCGTGAGCGTGGAACTCGAGTGGGGAGGCGGACTGAAGAAGGAAGACCACCTCGACATGAGCTTCGAGTGTGGCGCTGACTGCGTGGTCTGCGGCAGCGTGGCCGTGAAGGAGCCTCTGAAACTTGTCAAGTGGCTGCGCGAGTTCGGCGGGGAGAAAGTGATCCTCGGTGCTGACTTGCGCGACGGAAAGGCCGCCACTGCAGGATGGACCGAAGACTCCAGCGTTACTGCCGACAGCCTTGTGGAAAGATTCATGAAGAACGGCCTGTCGCAGGCGATTGTTACCGACATTTCCAAGGATGGCATGCTCCAGGGACCGTCCGACCAGCTGTACGTGCAGTTGCAGGAGAAATTCCCGTCCGTCATTTTCACAGTCAGCGGAGGCATCAGTTCCATGGATGACATTCGCCGTCTGGACGCTCTCGGCCTTCGCCGGGTGATCGTCGGAAAGGCAATTTATGAGAACCGTATTTCAATGGAGGATATAGCCCTATGGTCGCAAAAAGGATAA
- a CDS encoding histidinol-phosphate aminotransferase: MTTEQVLSLVRPNIAALSPYSTARDEYKGPVGIFMDANENPYGDKGYNRYPGTALKEEVRGRISALKGVPAGNIFLGNGSDEAIDLCYRVFCTPGKDNAVIIAPSYGMYSVCADINDVESRQVPLNEDFSLPVERLLAAADERTKLMWICSPNNPTGNAFPRERIVSLLENFKGVVVVDEAYIDFSSEPSLLGLLSEYPNLIVLQTLSKACGLAGLRIGLAFADEKIISIFRQVKYPYNIGTDTLGLALSLIDKDKIDSQVRILLSERTMLAKEIAAMPFVKKVYPSDANFLLVKVDDAKGLYDSLLGSRLIVRDRSRTLLCDGCLRITVGTVEENKELLKEMVRYGKDA, from the coding sequence ATGACGACAGAACAGGTATTATCCCTTGTGAGACCGAACATCGCGGCTCTATCCCCCTATTCGACGGCGCGTGACGAATACAAGGGACCGGTCGGCATATTCATGGATGCCAATGAGAACCCTTACGGAGATAAGGGTTACAACCGATATCCGGGGACCGCTCTGAAGGAAGAAGTCCGCGGCAGGATCTCGGCCCTGAAGGGCGTTCCTGCCGGGAATATCTTTCTCGGAAACGGCAGCGACGAGGCGATAGACCTTTGCTACAGGGTGTTCTGCACTCCTGGCAAGGACAACGCCGTCATCATCGCCCCCAGCTATGGAATGTATTCCGTATGTGCTGACATCAACGATGTCGAGAGCCGCCAGGTACCTCTGAACGAGGATTTCTCCCTTCCGGTCGAAAGGCTTCTGGCCGCAGCCGACGAGAGGACCAAGCTGATGTGGATATGCTCCCCGAACAACCCTACCGGAAACGCTTTCCCGAGGGAGCGGATTGTTTCCCTGTTGGAGAACTTCAAGGGAGTCGTGGTCGTAGATGAGGCTTATATCGACTTCAGCTCCGAGCCGAGCCTTCTCGGACTGCTCTCGGAATATCCCAATCTGATAGTGCTCCAGACTCTGTCGAAGGCCTGCGGACTCGCCGGCCTGCGTATCGGTCTGGCATTTGCGGACGAAAAGATAATCAGTATCTTCCGCCAGGTGAAGTACCCGTACAACATCGGTACCGATACCCTGGGCCTGGCCTTGAGTCTGATCGACAAGGACAAGATCGACTCTCAGGTCAGGATACTTCTTTCCGAAAGGACTATGCTTGCAAAAGAAATCGCTGCGATGCCTTTCGTGAAGAAAGTCTATCCGAGCGACGCCAACTTCCTGCTTGTCAAGGTAGACGACGCGAAAGGACTTTACGACAGCCTTCTCGGATCGAGACTGATCGTCCGTGACCGCTCCAGAACCCTGCTCTGCGACGGCTGCCTGAGGATTACTGTCGGAACCGTGGAAGAAAACAAGGAATTATTGAAAGAAATGGTCAGATATGGAAAAGACGCTTAA